Within the Gammaproteobacteria bacterium genome, the region CTGGGATCTGGGAGAGATACTCCTCGTTGAAGCGGAAGCCTTGCATGCCCCTATTCCTTCATCCCAAGACCGCGCAAGCGCCAGTCCGCAGCAATCTTGCCTATGATCCCTTTGACGATAACGTCGAGTTCACTTCCGGCTTCATAGTTCGCAGGCGCTATGAAGTTGACCCGGCCGTCTTTGATGAGCTTTTCCGCTTTTCTTTTTGCGCCCTTTGTATTCGGCCTGTAGACAGCGATGGCGTGGCCACCTTGTTCCTTGACGAGTCTGAAGCATGGAATATCGGTGTCCCCGTCCCCGATAAACACCATGTTCTCAAAAGGTACGGGGCGTTCATGTTTTGGAACATAGTCGTTGATTCGGCTGTTATCATAGACCTCTTCTACGCCCTTGTTGATGCGGAAAAGATACTGTGTCTTCGTCGTGTAGTTGATTGCCAGCGCGGGCCATTGGGCCACACCGTTATGGTCATAGACGAATGCGGAAGCATAGATTGCGGCGAATTTTCCCGCGATGGGAGTGCCTTCGATCATCTCACGGATTCCCGAGGAAATAATGTAATGCTGTACGTTGACGCCATGTTCTCTGCCATATTTGTTGATACGACCAAACCAGTCGATCACACCGGAGAATAGCTCAACCGATTCTCCGAAATGCCGAATGTCTTCCCGTCTTACTGGGACTTTCGCTTCTCGTGCCTTGTCCAGCATGTGCATCATGTACATGAGGATGTTGTCGGCATTATGCTTCTTTGCGAGCCTGTTGACCTCGCCCCAGAATTTCTTTCTGGACATCCCGATCTTGGGTACGAAGTCAAATTCCTGCATGTTGCCTGGCGACAGAGTGCCATCGAAGTCGTAGGCAATCGCCAAAGGCGCGTATTTTTTTGCCATTATGCCACCTCCTTACTCATCTTTACCCGCCACTGGCCTGTGAGAAGCTTCTGCATCAGGCCGCGCTTTTGGCTTTTGTATCTTTCCGCCAGTTGTTTCAGAAGGTCAATTTCCTTCTGGGCAATCGTAAGCACGCCTGCGATACTTTTCTGTTCTTCGATTGGAGGTCTTGGAATTTTTATGCTCATAAAATCTGGGATACTGATCTGTTTGCCGTCTCTGATTCCAATGACAGCGATGTTCAGATACT harbors:
- a CDS encoding haloacid dehalogenase-like hydrolase; translated protein: MAKKYAPLAIAYDFDGTLSPGNMQEFDFVPKIGMSRKKFWGEVNRLAKKHNADNILMYMMHMLDKAREAKVPVRREDIRHFGESVELFSGVIDWFGRINKYGREHGVNVQHYIISSGIREMIEGTPIAGKFAAIYASAFVYDHNGVAQWPALAINYTTKTQYLFRINKGVEEVYDNSRINDYVPKHERPVPFENMVFIGDGDTDIPCFRLVKEQGGHAIAVYRPNTKGAKRKAEKLIKDGRVNFIAPANYEAGSELDVIVKGIIGKIAADWRLRGLGMKE